In the genome of Ancylomarina subtilis, one region contains:
- a CDS encoding 4Fe-4S dicluster domain-containing protein, with product MKKYWRSQQDKDFDSEIRKTKHEPKGNLEQMLDIFEDGTVEAKSNRRDFLKLCGYSLAVTTLVSSCENAVQKAIPYLNKPEEITPGIANYYASTYINGSDYASILIKTREGRPIKIEGNDLSPISNGSCSARVQASILSLYDSSRYQFPQIDNKKVSWDDFDLEIIKALEANKENQIALLTPTIYSPSTKKAIEIFTKKHPNISWIQYDTQSASAILKAQKLCFGKEIIPDYRFNKANLIVSFDADFLGSWINPSEYIKTYTDARKLSDSLSQMSRHIQFESRMSLTGSNADERHAIKPSELNLLIAQLYNEILSLKGKPTYHITPPSTVIKELAKDLIEEQSHALVVSGSQDLNAQILINAINYEVNSFDSCISLDTPLLNRQAHDEEMNILLNDLNSGQVKGLICYHVNPVYNHQKGNEFRKAIEALPFSLSIHEAPNETSSLMQFVAPDNHYLESWNDAEIKQHSFSLMQPVIHPLFDTRQFQSSLLKWSNQENDYHSFLMDTWKTNQYPLQKTYTNFKYFWDHTLQEGVFQTRLESKVKVRFADIDIQKVMNHISNKKQTPDTEIQLYEKVSMGDGSMANNPWLQEMPDPVSKICWDNYLNISPKQAKELGVETGDFVRFESNIQLPVNILPGQAYETVSIAKGYGRETCGKVGKQIGINVAQLVNFKDDLSQDYSLIKLEKAEGKYAFAMTQTHHSMEGRSLVREASLEDYKKNPAAGNEIDHQYDDAGIYKKPEFPDHRWGLAIDLNACIGCGACTIACQVENNVPVVGKKEVIRVHEMSWIRIDRYFSGNEDKPKVVFQPVMCQHCDNAPCENVCPVAATNHSREGLNQMIYNRCIGTRYCNNNCPYKVRRFNWFDFTGADSIPNNRHDVTDMTLDLKRMVLNPDVTIRAKGVMEKCSLCIQRIQAGKLKAKLENRPVKDGDIKTACQQTCPAGAILFGDLNDKGGQLFKVTSSKRNYHLLEEIHTLPSVSYLTKIRNIKS from the coding sequence ATGAAAAAATACTGGAGAAGCCAGCAAGATAAAGACTTCGATTCTGAAATCAGAAAAACGAAACATGAACCCAAAGGAAATTTGGAACAAATGTTAGATATTTTTGAAGATGGAACTGTTGAAGCTAAGAGCAATCGCCGTGATTTTCTAAAACTCTGTGGTTACAGTTTAGCAGTCACAACCTTGGTGTCAAGCTGTGAAAATGCGGTACAAAAAGCCATCCCCTATCTGAACAAACCTGAAGAAATAACCCCTGGAATTGCCAACTATTATGCCTCTACTTATATCAACGGGAGTGATTATGCCAGCATTCTGATCAAAACGCGCGAAGGTCGTCCCATTAAAATTGAAGGAAATGATTTATCCCCCATCAGCAATGGGAGTTGTTCTGCACGGGTTCAGGCCTCCATTTTAAGTTTATATGACAGCTCTCGTTATCAGTTTCCACAAATCGATAATAAAAAAGTTTCCTGGGATGATTTTGATTTAGAGATTATCAAAGCCCTGGAAGCTAATAAAGAAAATCAAATCGCATTATTAACACCGACCATTTACAGCCCCTCTACCAAAAAAGCCATTGAAATATTCACAAAAAAACATCCAAATATCAGTTGGATTCAATACGATACTCAATCGGCTAGTGCCATTTTAAAAGCGCAAAAATTATGCTTTGGAAAGGAAATTATTCCTGATTATCGATTTAATAAGGCAAACCTCATTGTCAGTTTCGATGCCGACTTTCTGGGTAGCTGGATCAACCCAAGCGAATACATCAAAACCTATACCGATGCCCGAAAATTATCTGACTCGCTCAGTCAAATGTCAAGACATATTCAATTCGAGTCGAGAATGAGTTTGACCGGAAGTAATGCCGATGAAAGGCATGCCATAAAACCATCGGAATTAAATCTTTTGATTGCTCAACTTTATAATGAAATTTTAAGTTTAAAGGGCAAACCGACTTATCACATAACGCCGCCTTCAACTGTCATAAAAGAGCTTGCGAAAGACTTAATTGAAGAACAATCTCATGCTTTGGTTGTTTCGGGCAGTCAGGATTTGAATGCACAAATTCTGATTAATGCAATCAACTACGAAGTAAATAGTTTTGATTCCTGCATTAGTCTCGATACACCATTGCTCAATCGTCAGGCTCATGATGAAGAAATGAATATACTCTTAAATGATCTTAATTCGGGACAGGTAAAAGGTTTAATCTGTTACCATGTTAACCCGGTATATAATCATCAAAAAGGAAACGAATTTCGAAAAGCTATAGAAGCACTTCCTTTTAGTCTGTCCATACACGAGGCCCCTAACGAAACCTCATCGCTAATGCAATTCGTCGCACCCGATAATCACTATTTGGAAAGTTGGAACGATGCTGAAATAAAGCAGCATTCATTCAGTTTAATGCAACCTGTCATTCATCCTCTTTTCGATACGCGTCAATTTCAATCATCTCTGCTGAAATGGTCGAATCAAGAGAACGACTACCACAGCTTTCTAATGGACACTTGGAAAACAAATCAATATCCGTTGCAGAAGACTTATACCAATTTTAAATATTTTTGGGATCATACACTTCAGGAAGGCGTATTCCAAACAAGACTTGAATCGAAAGTAAAAGTCCGATTTGCCGATATTGACATTCAAAAAGTGATGAATCATATCAGCAACAAAAAACAAACACCTGATACCGAAATTCAGCTTTACGAAAAGGTCTCTATGGGGGATGGCAGCATGGCTAATAATCCCTGGCTGCAGGAAATGCCCGATCCGGTCAGTAAAATATGCTGGGATAATTATTTAAACATTTCTCCCAAGCAAGCTAAAGAACTTGGTGTTGAAACCGGCGATTTCGTCAGGTTTGAGTCTAACATTCAATTACCTGTAAACATCTTACCCGGACAGGCCTACGAAACTGTTTCCATTGCAAAAGGGTACGGTCGCGAAACTTGCGGAAAAGTCGGTAAACAAATCGGAATAAATGTGGCTCAACTAGTCAATTTTAAAGATGATTTGAGTCAGGATTATTCATTAATCAAACTTGAAAAAGCCGAAGGCAAATATGCTTTTGCAATGACTCAAACTCACCATTCTATGGAGGGGAGATCTCTTGTTCGGGAAGCCAGTCTTGAAGACTATAAAAAGAATCCTGCAGCAGGAAATGAGATTGATCATCAATACGATGATGCCGGTATCTATAAAAAACCGGAATTCCCTGATCACCGCTGGGGATTAGCCATCGATTTAAATGCCTGTATCGGTTGTGGTGCTTGTACCATTGCCTGTCAGGTAGAAAATAATGTACCTGTGGTCGGTAAAAAAGAAGTCATCCGGGTTCACGAAATGTCGTGGATTCGAATCGATCGCTACTTCTCCGGCAATGAAGATAAACCCAAAGTCGTTTTTCAACCCGTTATGTGCCAGCATTGTGACAACGCGCCTTGTGAAAATGTCTGTCCTGTAGCGGCAACTAATCACAGTCGTGAAGGGCTAAATCAGATGATTTATAACCGATGTATCGGAACCCGATATTGTAACAATAATTGCCCGTACAAAGTTCGGCGTTTTAATTGGTTTGATTTCACAGGGGCCGACTCCATTCCAAACAATCGGCACGATGTTACTGATATGACTCTGGATCTGAAACGAATGGTGCTCAATCCTGATGTGACCATTAGAGCCAAGGGAGTTATGGAAAAATGCTCTCTTTGTATTCAACGCATTCAGGCGGGTAAACTAAAAGCCAAACTGGAGAATCGTCCCGTAAAAGATGGCGACATAAAAACCGCTTGCCAGCAAACTTGCCCGGCAGGAGCGATTCTATTCGGTGACTTAAACGATAAAGGAGGTCAATTATTTAAAGTTACCTCCAGCAAACGCAACTACCATCTGTTGGAAGAAATTCACACGCTTCCTTCAGTCAGCTATCTCACAAAAATTAGAAATATAAAGAGTTAA
- the nrfD gene encoding NrfD/PsrC family molybdoenzyme membrane anchor subunit, producing MYVSPVREPLIKGNKTYSQITKDIAAPIEGKPGKAWYMGLALSLSAMFFGLAMMGYTVWQGIGSWGLNRTIGWGWGITNFVWWVGIGHAGTFISAILLLFRQKWRTSINRSAEAMTIFAVLCAGLFPLIHMGRPLLAFFVFPYPNTRGLWVNFNSPLLWDVFAISTYLLVSLLFWYMGLIPDIGTMRDRVSSKVKKYIYGLLSFGWTGSVKHWQRHEKLSLILAGIAAPLVLSVHSIVSADFATSIVPGWHTTIFPPYFVAGAIFSGFAMVLTLLVVTRKVLNLESYITLAHIESMNKIIIATGSIVGIAYMTELFISWYSGVEFEQYAFLNRATGPYWWAYAIMMTCNVISPQLLWFRKLRRNLAFTFILSIFINIGMWFERFVIIVSSLHRDYLPSSWSMYSPTIVEVGIFIGSLGIFFSCFLLFIRVFPVIAIAEVKTVIKSSGEKRT from the coding sequence ATGTATGTATCTCCGGTTCGAGAACCTTTAATAAAAGGAAACAAAACTTACAGCCAAATCACCAAGGATATTGCCGCCCCAATTGAAGGCAAACCCGGCAAGGCTTGGTATATGGGACTTGCCTTGAGTTTATCAGCCATGTTTTTTGGTCTGGCAATGATGGGTTATACCGTTTGGCAAGGCATCGGATCCTGGGGACTCAACCGAACCATTGGCTGGGGCTGGGGAATCACCAACTTTGTATGGTGGGTCGGGATCGGACATGCCGGAACTTTTATTTCAGCGATTCTACTACTCTTCCGACAAAAATGGAGAACCAGTATCAACCGATCTGCTGAAGCTATGACCATATTTGCGGTCTTATGTGCAGGTTTGTTTCCCCTCATCCACATGGGACGACCACTACTGGCATTTTTTGTATTCCCCTATCCCAATACACGTGGCTTGTGGGTCAACTTTAACTCTCCCCTTTTATGGGATGTTTTTGCTATATCAACCTATTTACTGGTCTCACTCTTATTTTGGTATATGGGCCTGATTCCCGATATCGGAACCATGCGCGACAGGGTGAGTTCAAAAGTGAAAAAATACATCTACGGATTACTAAGTTTTGGTTGGACGGGCTCGGTAAAACACTGGCAACGACACGAAAAACTAAGTCTCATACTAGCAGGTATCGCCGCACCTCTTGTTCTTTCGGTTCATAGTATTGTAAGTGCTGACTTTGCCACCTCTATTGTTCCGGGCTGGCATACCACCATATTTCCTCCATACTTTGTAGCTGGAGCCATCTTTTCTGGTTTTGCCATGGTACTCACTTTACTGGTAGTTACACGTAAAGTATTGAATTTAGAAAGTTACATCACTCTGGCGCATATTGAATCGATGAATAAAATCATTATTGCTACAGGGTCTATCGTTGGTATTGCCTATATGACCGAACTCTTTATTTCCTGGTACTCTGGTGTCGAATTTGAACAATATGCCTTTTTAAACCGAGCCACGGGACCTTATTGGTGGGCCTACGCCATCATGATGACTTGTAATGTGATTTCACCCCAATTGTTATGGTTTCGAAAACTCAGGCGAAATCTCGCATTTACTTTTATCCTCTCCATTTTTATTAACATCGGTATGTGGTTCGAACGCTTTGTTATTATTGTAAGCTCATTGCATCGCGACTACCTTCCATCAAGCTGGTCGATGTATTCGCCAACAATTGTTGAAGTTGGAATCTTTATTGGGTCACTCGGCATCTTTTTTTCTTGTTTTCTCTTATTCATTCGGGTTTTCCCAGTGATTGCCATTGCTGAAGTTAAAACAGTTATTAAAAGCTCCGGGGAAAAAAGAACTTAA
- a CDS encoding DUF3341 domain-containing protein: MKRYISAYFTDEENLLRASQTLIEKDIAILDVLTPFPVHGLDKILGLKESKIPTVGFISGAIGTISAFGFQTWAFVVDYPLFIGGKPHFSIPAFIPITFEITILFAALAMVFAFLFRSHLGFGAKNKIHDERITDDRFLIIIDANGNEEHYNNVKTILEKEDAHDIQLKENN; encoded by the coding sequence ATGAAAAGATATATTTCGGCCTATTTCACTGATGAAGAAAACCTACTAAGAGCTAGCCAAACTTTGATAGAAAAGGATATTGCAATTCTTGACGTTTTAACACCATTTCCAGTTCACGGATTGGATAAAATTTTAGGATTGAAAGAATCAAAAATACCCACCGTCGGGTTTATTTCTGGCGCAATAGGAACAATTTCTGCTTTTGGGTTTCAAACCTGGGCTTTTGTCGTTGATTACCCCCTTTTCATTGGAGGTAAACCTCATTTTTCTATTCCTGCCTTTATCCCAATCACCTTTGAAATCACTATTCTATTTGCTGCCCTCGCCATGGTTTTTGCTTTCCTTTTCAGATCACACTTGGGGTTTGGAGCCAAAAACAAAATACACGACGAAAGAATAACTGATGATCGTTTTTTAATCATTATTGATGCTAATGGAAATGAAGAGCACTATAATAATGTTAAAACTATTCTAGAAAAAGAAGATGCTCATGATATTCAACTCAAAGAGAATAACTAG
- a CDS encoding quinol:cytochrome C oxidoreductase, whose protein sequence is MDTYILSKKTKQIFLSISAIGIFLIALGFLFENPGSKNVWMNILLNNLYFLFLSLFGALFIALHKIAHAGWHVSLKRIPEALSTFLPYSAVLMFLLVFGMHDLYHWSLHDLQDPIIEGKSAYLNLPFFFIRMAVYFTGWIGLSYLLRKNSSSQDLSNDSKFHKQGRILAGLFMAFFAVSSSTMSWDWIMSVDPHWYSTLFGWFVFIGLFVSGVAAFILIITFLKAQGYLNFVNKEHLHDLGKYLFGFSIFWMYLWFFQYMLIWYGHLPEETIYFAQRLHGFPILFFTILILNFLFPFLALMTRNAKRNIKWLAFVALVVLIGQWLNLYLMLSPGILGKTAQIGLLEIGGACLYLGSFLFVVFNSLSKKPLLCKNDPFLEESFHYET, encoded by the coding sequence ATGGACACTTATATCTTATCTAAAAAAACAAAACAGATTTTCCTATCAATATCTGCAATAGGAATCTTTTTGATTGCACTCGGTTTTTTGTTTGAAAATCCCGGAAGCAAAAATGTTTGGATGAATATTTTGCTAAACAATCTATATTTCCTCTTTCTATCACTTTTTGGGGCTCTGTTTATTGCGCTCCATAAAATTGCTCATGCTGGCTGGCATGTAAGTTTAAAACGGATTCCCGAAGCTCTCAGCACCTTTCTCCCCTATTCTGCTGTTCTCATGTTTTTGCTTGTTTTCGGCATGCACGATTTATACCATTGGTCACTCCACGACCTGCAAGATCCTATAATTGAAGGTAAATCGGCCTATCTGAATCTACCATTCTTCTTTATCAGGATGGCTGTTTATTTCACCGGATGGATAGGACTGAGCTATCTGCTTCGTAAAAATTCATCGTCCCAGGATCTTTCAAATGATTCTAAATTTCACAAACAAGGTCGAATTTTAGCAGGCCTGTTTATGGCATTCTTTGCCGTGAGTAGTTCGACTATGAGTTGGGATTGGATTATGTCTGTCGATCCGCATTGGTATAGCACACTGTTTGGTTGGTTTGTTTTTATTGGACTCTTTGTATCAGGGGTAGCTGCCTTCATCCTAATTATTACCTTTCTCAAAGCTCAAGGTTATCTCAATTTTGTAAATAAAGAACACCTGCATGATTTGGGAAAATATCTTTTTGGCTTTAGCATCTTTTGGATGTACCTCTGGTTTTTCCAATACATGCTAATTTGGTATGGTCATCTACCCGAGGAAACAATCTATTTCGCACAAAGATTGCATGGGTTTCCGATCCTCTTTTTCACCATACTCATCTTAAACTTTCTCTTTCCGTTTTTAGCTTTAATGACACGAAACGCAAAACGCAATATCAAATGGCTAGCCTTTGTTGCCCTGGTCGTTCTGATAGGGCAATGGTTGAATCTTTATCTCATGTTAAGCCCTGGGATTTTAGGCAAAACTGCTCAAATTGGCTTATTGGAAATTGGAGGTGCATGTTTATATCTTGGAAGTTTTCTTTTTGTCGTCTTTAATTCTCTTTCAAAGAAACCATTGTTGTGCAAAAACGATCCTTTCCTTGAAGAAAGCTTTCATTATGAAACATAA
- a CDS encoding c-type cytochrome: MLKFNLYIIVFSLAILFLSACDRDRNHPGHSYFPDMVKSRAYESYSENPNFADSSSARLPVDGTIPRGIIPYNVEKTDENRALAGINMTNPIVVNDENLKHGKERFEIFCMPCHGELGNGKGYLVTSDRYPYKAANLLSDKMKKAPDGEIFHVISVGWGVMGAHASQISQEDRWLITTYIKNKLQTAE; this comes from the coding sequence ATGCTTAAATTCAATTTGTATATCATTGTATTTTCCCTCGCAATTCTTTTCTTATCTGCATGCGATAGAGATCGGAATCACCCGGGGCATTCCTATTTCCCGGATATGGTAAAATCCCGTGCTTATGAAAGCTACTCAGAAAACCCAAATTTTGCAGATAGTTCGTCGGCACGTCTGCCTGTTGATGGAACAATTCCAAGAGGAATAATCCCATATAATGTCGAAAAGACGGATGAAAACAGAGCTTTGGCAGGAATTAACATGACAAACCCAATTGTTGTTAATGATGAAAATCTGAAACATGGAAAAGAACGTTTTGAAATTTTCTGCATGCCTTGTCATGGAGAACTTGGTAATGGGAAAGGATACCTGGTAACCAGTGATCGCTACCCTTATAAAGCTGCAAACTTATTATCTGATAAAATGAAAAAAGCGCCTGACGGAGAAATATTCCATGTGATTTCTGTTGGCTGGGGTGTGATGGGGGCACATGCTTCACAAATTAGTCAGGAAGACAGATGGCTTATCACAACTTACATCAAAAACAAATTACAGACAGCTGAATAA
- the coxB gene encoding cytochrome c oxidase subunit II, with translation MFSKEIADASNFVKGVDTTFVVIFAIISFFLIGITATMIYFVYRYRKSKHPKAEQIHGNTMLEIIWTLIPTALVMVMFYFGWMGYKPMKEVPDDAFVIKSIARMWHWQFQYENGKVTDTLYVPKDRDVKLDLVALDVIHSLYIPAFRLKQDLVPGKDQFMWFKAGREGDFDLFCTEYCGLSHSSMTTSVVVMDSDKFDKWYIDTTIVAPIITDKPGALGLRIVQMNGCLACHSLDGSKIVGPSWKGLFGSEETVLTNGVERKQIVDSAYVVNSIYNPNDDIVKGYKKGLMLSYKNELKEEDIKEIIEFMKTLK, from the coding sequence ATGTTTTCAAAAGAAATAGCTGATGCATCCAATTTTGTAAAAGGAGTCGACACAACTTTTGTTGTCATCTTTGCGATAATCTCTTTCTTTTTGATTGGGATAACGGCGACAATGATCTATTTTGTCTATAGATATAGAAAATCGAAGCATCCTAAAGCAGAACAAATTCATGGAAATACAATGCTCGAAATTATATGGACATTGATTCCAACAGCTTTGGTTATGGTCATGTTTTATTTTGGATGGATGGGCTATAAGCCCATGAAAGAAGTGCCAGATGACGCATTCGTAATAAAGAGTATTGCACGTATGTGGCATTGGCAGTTTCAATATGAGAATGGAAAAGTAACCGATACGCTTTATGTTCCTAAAGATCGGGATGTAAAATTAGATTTGGTTGCATTGGATGTGATACACAGTCTTTATATTCCTGCTTTTCGATTGAAGCAGGATTTGGTCCCGGGTAAAGATCAATTTATGTGGTTTAAAGCAGGACGGGAAGGTGACTTTGATTTGTTCTGTACGGAGTATTGTGGCCTTTCTCATTCATCGATGACAACATCTGTTGTTGTGATGGACTCTGATAAGTTTGATAAATGGTATATTGATACAACAATTGTTGCCCCTATAATAACTGATAAACCGGGAGCACTTGGTTTGAGAATTGTTCAAATGAATGGTTGTCTGGCCTGTCATTCTTTGGATGGTTCTAAAATAGTTGGACCGAGTTGGAAAGGCTTATTCGGATCTGAAGAAACCGTGTTGACCAATGGGGTTGAAAGGAAACAAATCGTTGATAGTGCCTATGTCGTAAACTCAATATATAACCCCAACGATGATATTGTAAAGGGTTATAAAAAAGGGTTGATGCTTTCTTATAAAAATGAACTAAAAGAGGAGGATATCAAAGAAATTATTGAATTTATGAAGACATTGAAATAA
- a CDS encoding cytochrome C oxidase subunit IV family protein, whose product MENAQHTHIVKYKTFVVVLLLLLVFTFSSVAITQYDLGVYSVTAALIFACLKSILVLMYFMHLKFDKKFYTIMMAGIVLLIVSVITITFLDYLYR is encoded by the coding sequence ATGGAAAACGCTCAACATACTCACATTGTAAAATACAAAACCTTCGTTGTGGTTTTACTTCTACTACTTGTGTTCACTTTTAGTTCTGTAGCCATAACCCAATACGATTTGGGTGTGTATTCGGTTACTGCTGCACTGATTTTTGCATGCCTAAAATCCATTTTGGTTCTGATGTATTTTATGCACCTGAAGTTCGATAAGAAGTTTTATACTATTATGATGGCTGGGATTGTTCTGTTAATTGTGTCTGTTATTACCATTACGTTTTTAGATTATTTATACCGATAG
- a CDS encoding cytochrome c oxidase subunit 3 family protein — protein sequence MTDHAHIDEHRDDEGAKTGMWIFIFTELLLFGGLFIVYSIYRYLNPMAFHLAAEELDIFIGTANTVILLVSSMTIAMAVTSIQLKNKRLTLILMGITVCLALAFMVNKYFEWSGKISHGIFPGSEILHQSSQGEILFFGLYYAMTGLHALHIIIGVAFIAYVMWLVKTEDVKHDDYVILENSALYWHLVDLIWIFLFPLFYLIT from the coding sequence ATGACTGATCACGCTCATATTGACGAACACAGAGACGATGAAGGTGCCAAAACGGGCATGTGGATTTTTATTTTCACTGAGCTTTTGCTTTTTGGTGGTCTTTTTATAGTCTATTCGATATATCGATATTTAAATCCGATGGCCTTTCATTTGGCTGCTGAAGAATTAGATATTTTTATTGGGACTGCCAATACAGTTATTCTTTTGGTGAGCAGTATGACCATTGCTATGGCTGTTACTTCCATTCAGCTGAAAAATAAAAGACTGACCTTGATTCTTATGGGAATTACGGTTTGCCTTGCTCTCGCATTTATGGTGAACAAATATTTTGAGTGGTCGGGGAAGATCTCTCATGGTATTTTTCCGGGGAGCGAAATTCTTCATCAAAGCAGTCAGGGAGAGATATTGTTCTTTGGTTTGTATTATGCCATGACAGGCTTGCATGCACTTCATATTATTATTGGAGTTGCATTTATTGCCTATGTGATGTGGCTGGTTAAAACCGAAGATGTCAAACATGACGATTACGTGATTTTAGAGAATTCAGCTTTGTATTGGCATCTGGTCGATCTGATTTGGATCTTTTTATTTCCCTTGTTTTATCTCATTACCTAA
- a CDS encoding cytochrome c oxidase subunit I, with amino-acid sequence MTETLKQTPTPSFLEYQGRFKGIFAWIFSTDHKRIGLLYLYSMLVFFSIAATLGLMMKLELIAPGRTIMGAQTYNSFFTLHGITMIFLIVVPGLPAVFGNFFLPILIGAKDVAFPKLNLFSWWIYIVGAFIALSSQFLGDGPPDTGWTFYAPYSFKTGTNMLPAVTGAFVLGFSSIATGINFIVTIHRLRAPGMKWMKMPLFPWALYGTAWIQVLATPIVGITLLMVVLERTLQIGFFDPALGGDPILYQHLFWIYSHPAVYIMILPAMGVISEIIPTFARKTIFGYTAIVVSTLAIAFVGYFVWGHHMFTSGMSGVALYTFSILTFLVAIPSAIKIFNWVATLHKASIDLQTPFLWALCFLFVFMIGGLSGMVLGALSANVHLHDTAFVVAHFHYIVFGGTGFAFFGALHYWFPKMFGRMYDKSWANIGLAIFFTGFNTLYLPMFYLGITGMPRRYYDYVERFHGPNIVSSMGAMLMISGLIILITNLVRSARHGAKAGKDPWKGKTLEWTVDSPPSLENFDEIPLVTQDPYDYD; translated from the coding sequence ATGACAGAAACACTGAAACAGACTCCTACCCCGAGTTTCCTGGAATATCAAGGTCGATTTAAAGGCATATTTGCCTGGATTTTTTCTACAGATCATAAGCGAATAGGGCTTTTGTATTTGTATAGTATGCTTGTCTTTTTTTCTATCGCCGCTACGCTTGGTTTGATGATGAAATTAGAGTTGATTGCTCCGGGCAGAACTATCATGGGAGCACAAACCTATAATAGCTTTTTTACCCTTCATGGTATTACCATGATCTTTCTGATTGTTGTGCCAGGCTTACCTGCAGTTTTTGGTAATTTCTTTCTTCCCATTCTGATTGGGGCAAAAGATGTCGCATTCCCAAAATTGAATCTTTTTTCCTGGTGGATTTATATTGTGGGTGCTTTTATTGCTCTTTCATCTCAGTTTTTAGGTGATGGACCACCGGACACGGGATGGACTTTTTATGCACCTTATAGTTTTAAAACGGGAACTAATATGTTACCTGCTGTTACGGGGGCATTTGTTTTAGGTTTCTCATCCATCGCAACAGGAATTAATTTTATTGTAACCATACATCGCTTGCGAGCCCCGGGAATGAAGTGGATGAAAATGCCCCTTTTCCCATGGGCATTATATGGAACAGCCTGGATTCAGGTTCTGGCAACACCAATAGTTGGCATTACTTTATTGATGGTTGTTCTGGAAAGAACGTTGCAAATCGGATTTTTCGATCCGGCATTGGGTGGTGATCCTATTCTCTACCAGCATCTGTTTTGGATTTATTCTCATCCGGCGGTGTACATTATGATTTTGCCTGCAATGGGGGTGATATCTGAGATTATCCCAACATTTGCACGCAAGACCATCTTTGGATATACAGCCATTGTTGTTTCAACTCTTGCTATTGCTTTTGTTGGTTATTTTGTTTGGGGGCATCATATGTTTACCTCAGGAATGAGTGGGGTCGCACTTTATACGTTTTCAATTTTAACCTTTCTTGTGGCTATCCCCAGTGCCATTAAAATTTTCAATTGGGTCGCTACGCTTCATAAAGCATCTATCGATTTACAAACACCTTTTTTATGGGCACTCTGTTTCTTGTTTGTTTTTATGATTGGCGGTTTGTCAGGGATGGTTTTGGGAGCTCTTTCGGCTAATGTTCATTTGCATGATACAGCTTTTGTTGTGGCACACTTTCATTATATTGTTTTTGGAGGAACGGGTTTTGCTTTTTTTGGGGCTTTACATTACTGGTTTCCTAAGATGTTTGGGCGTATGTATGATAAATCCTGGGCTAATATTGGTTTAGCTATCTTTTTTACGGGCTTTAATACGCTGTATTTACCCATGTTTTATCTTGGCATAACGGGCATGCCTCGTCGTTATTACGATTATGTGGAAAGATTTCACGGCCCCAATATTGTCTCCTCAATGGGAGCTATGCTTATGATATCGGGTTTGATCATTTTGATTACCAATTTAGTGCGGTCTGCCCGACATGGTGCTAAAGCCGGAAAGGATCCCTGGAAAGGGAAAACATTGGAGTGGACGGTGGATAGCCCTCCTAGCCTTGAAAATTTCGACGAAATCCCACTTGTAACTCAAGATCCTTATGATTATGACTGA